One window from the genome of Gimesia aquarii encodes:
- a CDS encoding DUF4332 domain-containing protein produces the protein MKITRIHIDEFGNWNDLNLAPLNAGVNVFYGPNETGKSTLMRMIRSVLYGFQTEGIRDQSRVPDSTHWSALLDIKHQGQVYEIRRQTNSRGKGPFSFQGETRGLSNQDLLASLHAGVNESVFENVFAIGLNELQELGTLHGDQVAQHIYGLSLGPEGQAILDASSKIVKSRQQLLSSDFKTGKLVDLYQKLDDVNAKLADLELQTQQFFSLSDDLQKLRAESDSLKKRREGLQYQIRGHRFLERVWRPWQEVQALHQKLRQLPVVNDFPEDGVALLNDYDQELKQVEEKLTELKVDLKRVSAEAEKYKIDNDLLNFVPNIQSLVDQKNWIIDLERQYKAGETRARDAELTLQKYLGPNQTLDEINHIKTTPDNNQRLIDAAHQYRIALRKRKNTHQRYKKVSRKYQQTLAQLQEQSNRLLNGHSIDEELKRARERMKHLERLSQLRMRESECVFQQEAVNEQLARLQTHSRIPSWAKKTLFGFALAGILLLIAGAWRGVTDVIYIGLIYCLTGLFLGGTTWAIKKHFEVDVDGQVEDLQDKSWALDVHLRETRQEIERLLEDEYFSLKLITEGHSLTTDRYREKIPELNFNDENILRTDLLHELAFKIGELEQLQVAQEQTQKTRQLLVKLRNRSQEIQREFSSKRHEWCECLKDLGLTETLKINEAFQMWQHVSNVHLHADQFQQEKKRIQPLGEIVKAYSSRVRDLGQRMGRTQHAFDKPFEVVSQWEREIESFAEHQKELSRLGKEEQKLSQESDVLELKLEELNHKCSRLLIRGGAANRDEFIQRAVSLEERSQLESVLEDAQAELEKASRSEKELAIVEEDLMDFNSDENAEHLEMLNLELEDIESDLVTTAENMGRLKQDYQNAKNDRSSAHLRFEREQILEQIRQASEKWFSAEASSVGLSKLRSEYERTCQPETLAIASEYLSQLTNGKYKNIWTPLGEQFPKIDDQQGQTLTVSELSSGTREQLFLAIRLAMVERFRNNGVELPMILDDVLVNFDQSRTVAAIETLNTVAKKGQQFLLFTCHLHLARLFEEHGCPPVMLPDSNSQAVNSPNQFPPQNDETEQKKERESSLVRRDYRRDHSHVSSTVHSQLIPPFYLDRSMPVEEAPSIGVKTANRLGKIDILTVNDFLECNPEVVSKKLKVSHINQNTIREWKKQAKLACCIPGLRGHDAQILVSCGFFEPETIAHTSPQVLFGRVKSFIKTNEGRKIIRNGKKPNFKEVSNWILWAQKARKLRAA, from the coding sequence ATGAAAATCACCAGAATCCATATCGACGAATTTGGAAATTGGAACGATCTGAACCTTGCGCCCCTCAACGCAGGGGTGAATGTTTTTTATGGCCCTAACGAAACCGGTAAATCGACTTTAATGCGAATGATTCGTAGTGTCCTTTATGGATTTCAGACTGAGGGAATTCGTGATCAGTCACGAGTACCGGATTCGACTCATTGGTCTGCCTTACTGGATATTAAACATCAAGGACAAGTCTACGAAATTCGTCGTCAGACAAATTCCAGAGGCAAAGGTCCCTTTTCATTTCAAGGAGAAACGCGGGGGCTCTCGAACCAGGACCTGCTCGCCTCTCTGCATGCTGGTGTAAATGAAAGCGTATTCGAAAACGTATTTGCGATTGGCTTAAATGAATTACAGGAGTTGGGAACACTACACGGCGATCAAGTTGCGCAACACATTTATGGACTCTCTCTGGGGCCAGAAGGCCAGGCGATACTTGATGCTTCCAGCAAGATAGTGAAATCAAGACAGCAACTATTGAGTTCCGACTTTAAGACCGGAAAGCTGGTCGATCTTTATCAAAAACTCGATGACGTGAATGCGAAACTTGCGGACTTAGAACTACAAACACAGCAGTTTTTCAGTCTATCCGATGATTTACAGAAGTTACGCGCGGAATCAGATAGTCTTAAAAAACGAAGGGAAGGTTTGCAATATCAAATTCGAGGACATCGTTTTCTCGAACGTGTATGGAGGCCCTGGCAGGAAGTACAAGCTTTGCATCAGAAATTGAGACAACTTCCAGTCGTCAACGACTTTCCAGAAGATGGCGTCGCACTGCTGAATGATTACGATCAGGAATTAAAACAAGTTGAAGAAAAACTGACCGAACTAAAGGTGGATCTGAAACGAGTAAGTGCAGAAGCAGAAAAATATAAAATTGACAATGACCTGCTCAATTTTGTGCCAAACATACAAAGTCTGGTTGATCAGAAAAACTGGATCATCGATCTGGAACGCCAGTACAAAGCAGGAGAAACCCGGGCACGTGATGCTGAACTCACATTACAAAAATATCTCGGCCCGAATCAGACTCTTGACGAGATCAATCATATTAAAACGACCCCCGACAACAACCAACGCCTCATCGATGCAGCACATCAGTATCGAATCGCGTTAAGAAAACGCAAGAATACACATCAGCGATACAAAAAAGTTTCGCGAAAATACCAGCAAACGCTAGCTCAACTTCAGGAACAATCGAATCGTTTATTAAATGGGCATTCGATCGATGAAGAACTAAAGAGAGCCCGCGAACGAATGAAACATCTGGAACGTCTTAGCCAGTTACGGATGCGAGAGTCAGAATGTGTGTTTCAACAAGAAGCCGTCAACGAGCAGTTGGCACGGCTCCAAACGCATTCCCGCATTCCCAGTTGGGCCAAAAAGACGCTGTTTGGTTTTGCATTAGCAGGAATACTATTACTTATTGCCGGTGCTTGGCGCGGAGTAACCGATGTCATTTATATCGGCTTGATTTACTGTCTCACAGGATTGTTCCTGGGTGGGACGACATGGGCGATCAAAAAACATTTTGAGGTCGATGTCGATGGTCAAGTAGAGGATTTGCAGGATAAGAGTTGGGCCTTAGACGTTCATCTAAGAGAAACGCGACAGGAGATCGAACGCCTGCTGGAAGATGAATATTTTTCCTTAAAGCTCATTACCGAAGGGCATTCGCTGACGACAGACCGATATCGAGAAAAGATTCCCGAGTTGAATTTCAATGATGAAAACATTTTACGCACGGACCTGCTGCATGAACTGGCTTTCAAGATTGGTGAACTGGAACAATTACAAGTTGCACAAGAACAGACACAGAAAACACGCCAGTTACTGGTGAAATTGAGAAACCGTTCTCAAGAAATTCAACGTGAGTTTAGCAGCAAACGGCATGAATGGTGTGAATGTCTCAAAGATCTAGGATTAACTGAAACACTGAAAATCAATGAAGCATTTCAGATGTGGCAGCATGTTTCTAACGTTCATTTACACGCGGATCAATTTCAGCAGGAAAAAAAACGTATCCAGCCTCTGGGTGAAATTGTCAAAGCGTATTCCTCTCGAGTACGTGATCTGGGCCAGCGTATGGGGCGCACTCAGCATGCGTTTGATAAACCATTCGAAGTGGTTTCCCAATGGGAACGCGAGATTGAATCATTTGCTGAACATCAAAAAGAACTTTCTCGCTTGGGCAAAGAAGAGCAAAAATTATCGCAGGAATCAGATGTTCTGGAATTAAAACTCGAAGAACTAAATCACAAATGCTCGAGATTATTGATCCGTGGGGGAGCGGCAAATCGAGACGAGTTTATCCAACGAGCCGTTTCACTCGAAGAACGTAGTCAGCTTGAGAGTGTACTGGAAGATGCACAAGCCGAATTGGAAAAGGCCAGTCGATCCGAAAAAGAGCTTGCGATAGTTGAAGAAGATCTTATGGATTTTAATTCAGATGAAAATGCTGAGCATCTGGAAATGCTGAATTTAGAACTGGAAGACATTGAAAGTGATCTGGTGACAACTGCGGAAAATATGGGACGCCTGAAACAAGATTATCAGAACGCCAAAAACGACCGTAGTTCAGCCCATTTACGTTTTGAGCGGGAACAGATTCTTGAACAAATCCGACAGGCTAGTGAAAAATGGTTTTCAGCTGAAGCTTCCTCGGTAGGTTTGAGTAAGTTGCGTTCAGAATACGAACGCACCTGCCAGCCTGAGACCCTTGCAATCGCTTCTGAATACCTTAGTCAATTAACCAATGGGAAATACAAAAACATTTGGACTCCTTTGGGAGAACAGTTTCCCAAAATTGACGATCAACAGGGACAAACATTAACCGTCAGTGAACTCAGTAGTGGAACGCGAGAGCAACTGTTTTTGGCGATCCGGCTGGCAATGGTAGAACGCTTTCGAAATAACGGCGTTGAACTACCTATGATTCTGGATGATGTACTTGTGAATTTCGATCAAAGCCGGACAGTCGCTGCGATAGAAACATTAAATACTGTTGCAAAGAAAGGGCAGCAATTTTTGTTATTTACCTGCCATCTGCATTTGGCTCGATTGTTTGAAGAACACGGTTGTCCTCCGGTCATGTTACCGGACTCAAATTCACAAGCAGTAAATTCTCCGAACCAGTTTCCTCCTCAAAATGACGAGACTGAACAAAAAAAAGAACGAGAGTCTTCATTAGTCAGGCGAGACTACCGTAGGGACCACTCGCATGTTTCCTCGACCGTTCACAGTCAACTCATTCCCCCGTTCTATTTAGATCGTTCAATGCCTGTCGAGGAAGCACCTTCCATTGGTGTCAAAACTGCAAATCGACTGGGAAAAATTGACATTTTAACGGTCAACGATTTTCTGGAATGTAATCCAGAAGTAGTCTCAAAGAAATTAAAGGTTTCGCATATCAACCAAAATACGATCCGCGAATGGAAAAAGCAGGCCAAGCTTGCTTGTTGTATTCCTGGACTACGAGGTCATGACGCTCAAATATTGGTTTCTTGTGGATTTTTTGAACCGGAAACAATCGCCCATACTTCACCCCAGGTACTCTTCGGAAGAGTGAAATCGTTTATCAAAACGAATGAAGGACGAAAAATTATTCGGAATGGTAAAAAACCGAATTTTAAGGAAGTCTCTAATTGGATTCTCTGGGCTCAGAAAGCACGAAAGCTAAGAGCAGCCTAG
- a CDS encoding CinA family nicotinamide mononucleotide deamidase-related protein: MRAEIIAIGSELTNGEKLDTNSQWLSTQLASIGISTQFHSTIADHIDEIVDQLRLATQRSDVILITGGLGPTLDDLTRQAMAELMEVDLILDENSLQIIENMFQKRFREMPERNRIQAMFPKGSEPIQNLHGTAPGIWMVVPRTDSKTNCCIVAMPGVPSEMKPMFHQSVLPRLTQGSNVIRFVRINCFGVGESKTEELLGEITSRGRDPEVGITAHEATITLRIKAVGESVEVCEQKIAETDAIIHERLGDYIYGYEDEELEHVVVTMLNERRLSLATSECGTGGLLSYRLTEVAGSNGCYAGGMIFAKHNLETLQANESDNDNSAFNADAAISLAQESRNQHACDFAISVVLDIDQSWQDTENIPQAFVAVVADGIELVEEIGLTVNRAIAKSRVTKVALNLLRRHLISTTIE, from the coding sequence ATGCGAGCAGAAATTATTGCCATAGGTAGCGAACTGACAAACGGAGAGAAGCTGGATACCAATAGCCAATGGTTAAGTACGCAATTAGCTTCGATTGGCATTTCAACACAATTCCATTCAACAATCGCTGATCATATCGATGAAATTGTAGACCAACTCCGACTTGCCACGCAACGCTCTGACGTCATATTGATCACAGGAGGACTAGGGCCTACATTGGACGATTTGACACGACAGGCGATGGCCGAACTAATGGAAGTTGATCTGATTTTGGATGAAAACTCTCTTCAGATTATTGAAAACATGTTTCAAAAGCGCTTTCGCGAGATGCCTGAAAGAAATCGGATTCAAGCCATGTTTCCTAAAGGCTCTGAACCAATCCAGAATCTACATGGAACCGCTCCTGGAATCTGGATGGTTGTCCCACGCACAGATTCAAAAACGAATTGTTGTATCGTGGCAATGCCGGGCGTCCCTTCAGAAATGAAACCGATGTTTCATCAGTCGGTATTGCCCCGTCTCACTCAAGGATCGAATGTGATTCGATTTGTTCGTATTAACTGTTTTGGTGTCGGTGAATCGAAAACCGAAGAACTTCTGGGAGAGATTACCAGTCGGGGGCGGGACCCGGAGGTTGGAATCACAGCACATGAGGCGACAATCACCTTACGAATCAAAGCCGTTGGTGAGTCTGTTGAGGTTTGTGAACAGAAAATTGCTGAGACGGATGCTATCATCCATGAACGACTGGGAGACTACATTTATGGCTATGAAGATGAAGAACTAGAGCATGTCGTTGTAACCATGCTCAATGAACGACGTCTCTCCCTGGCGACTAGTGAGTGCGGTACCGGAGGACTGCTGTCTTACCGTTTGACAGAAGTAGCAGGTTCAAATGGTTGTTATGCAGGGGGAATGATTTTCGCAAAGCATAACCTTGAAACTCTACAGGCGAATGAATCAGACAACGACAACTCTGCGTTTAATGCAGATGCAGCCATTTCGCTGGCCCAAGAATCGCGAAACCAACATGCCTGTGATTTTGCGATTTCAGTTGTTTTAGACATAGATCAATCCTGGCAAGATACGGAAAATATTCCACAGGCTTTTGTGGCTGTGGTAGCTGATGGAATTGAATTGGTAGAAGAGATTGGCTTAACTGTAAATCGAGCGATAGCCAAAAGTCGAGTCACAAAGGTAGCGCTCAATTTACTGAGACGGCATCTGATCTCGACCACAATTGAGTGA
- a CDS encoding glycosyltransferase family 4 protein, with protein sequence MSKTDSPIEVLLFAGPFEVRGTSAYTLRLAQYITDFDIQARVVCPDAAKVDPSMRLKLDIAEYRNLNVPFLGQLVLRLVKQELLKHPPDLIHIQSRHVLPQGQWLARQIKRPFLLTVNDYLQSDERLRIDMRWCRGIITVSDSVKKDLIARTGLPEDFVLVIPGGVDVPDYAELSPVLTHDHQPVVGTAGPLEAIKGLPYFLGAASRVLDVNPNVQFLISGAGPEEGNLRYLARDLEISENVTFVPNLYDFSISLAAMDMFCLASLRQGLGTIMLEAMALAKPVIATGVGGIYSVIRDGETGLVVPPSNSEALANSILKLLEDPLKARNMGEAARELVRHDFHVKTMVEKTVEQYKLALPIAS encoded by the coding sequence ATGAGTAAAACAGATTCTCCAATTGAAGTATTGTTGTTTGCCGGTCCTTTTGAGGTCAGAGGCACTTCTGCTTATACGCTGCGCTTAGCCCAATACATCACCGACTTCGATATTCAAGCTCGTGTCGTTTGTCCTGACGCGGCAAAAGTTGACCCCAGTATGCGATTGAAGTTAGACATCGCAGAATATCGGAACTTGAATGTTCCATTTCTCGGACAACTTGTATTACGACTGGTAAAACAGGAACTATTAAAGCATCCACCAGATTTAATTCATATTCAGTCGCGGCACGTGCTTCCACAAGGGCAGTGGCTTGCCAGACAAATCAAACGTCCTTTTCTTCTCACAGTCAATGATTACTTGCAAAGCGACGAACGGCTCCGTATCGATATGCGCTGGTGCCGAGGAATTATCACAGTAAGCGATTCAGTTAAAAAAGATTTAATTGCCCGGACAGGTTTACCGGAAGACTTTGTTTTAGTCATCCCCGGCGGTGTGGACGTTCCCGACTATGCAGAACTTTCGCCTGTTCTAACTCATGACCATCAGCCCGTGGTCGGAACAGCCGGACCATTAGAGGCAATTAAAGGACTACCCTATTTCCTGGGAGCGGCCAGCCGAGTCTTGGACGTCAATCCAAACGTGCAATTTTTGATTTCTGGTGCTGGCCCTGAAGAAGGTAACTTGCGTTACTTAGCCCGTGATTTAGAAATATCGGAGAACGTCACTTTTGTTCCCAACCTCTACGACTTTTCGATTTCACTGGCCGCCATGGATATGTTCTGTCTGGCTTCACTCAGGCAGGGACTGGGAACGATCATGCTGGAAGCAATGGCATTAGCAAAACCGGTGATTGCAACCGGCGTCGGAGGAATCTATTCCGTCATACGAGATGGAGAAACAGGGCTAGTGGTTCCTCCTTCGAATAGTGAAGCGCTTGCGAACAGCATCCTCAAGCTTCTGGAAGACCCCCTTAAAGCCCGGAACATGGGTGAAGCAGCTCGAGAATTAGTCAGACATGACTTTCATGTGAAAACGATGGTCGAAAAAACAGTTGAGCAATATAAACTGGCGCTACCAATTGCGTCTTGA
- the floA gene encoding flotillin-like protein FloA (flotillin-like protein involved in membrane lipid rafts) codes for MSALNILAADNSSTIAWIVGVVIFLGVLVFFAVFARFAGLWVQCKMTNAKISFPNLVMMTIRKVNPTIIVRSKIMAIQSGITRHFDISTRDLEAHYLAGGNVPNVIRALIASQRAKIELDWQAAQAIDLAGRDILDAVRTSVYPKVIDCPDPRKNNSTLDAVAGDGIQLNVRARVTVRTNLKQLVGGATEETVIARVGQGIVQAIGSTETYKDVLENPDKISQIVLDEGLEKQTAYTIVSIDIADIDVGENIGARLQADHAEAEMRVAQAKAEQRRADQQAREQEMVALTQENRAQVVLAEAKVPEAIAQSFRTKKIGLIDYYELKNIQADTKMRDSIGTPEREVTSTPQ; via the coding sequence ATGAGCGCCTTGAACATTCTGGCTGCCGACAACAGCTCAACAATCGCCTGGATTGTGGGAGTCGTAATTTTTCTCGGTGTGCTGGTGTTTTTTGCTGTCTTCGCCCGATTTGCTGGATTGTGGGTTCAGTGTAAGATGACGAATGCCAAAATTTCATTTCCAAATCTGGTGATGATGACCATTCGTAAAGTGAATCCAACGATTATCGTCCGCAGTAAAATTATGGCCATACAGTCAGGCATCACCCGGCACTTCGATATCTCCACTCGCGATCTGGAAGCCCATTATTTAGCGGGCGGAAACGTGCCAAATGTGATTCGTGCCTTAATTGCTTCTCAGAGAGCCAAGATTGAACTCGACTGGCAGGCTGCTCAGGCTATTGACCTGGCTGGGAGAGATATTCTGGATGCGGTTCGAACCAGCGTCTATCCCAAAGTCATTGATTGCCCCGACCCACGAAAAAATAATAGTACGTTAGACGCGGTGGCCGGTGATGGAATTCAGTTAAATGTACGTGCCAGAGTGACCGTACGAACCAATTTAAAACAGTTGGTCGGTGGTGCCACAGAAGAAACTGTGATTGCCCGTGTCGGGCAGGGGATTGTGCAGGCTATAGGCTCAACAGAAACTTATAAAGATGTACTCGAGAACCCAGATAAAATTTCGCAGATCGTGCTGGATGAAGGCCTTGAGAAACAAACGGCGTACACAATCGTTTCGATTGATATCGCTGACATTGATGTCGGCGAAAATATTGGAGCACGGTTACAGGCAGACCATGCAGAAGCGGAAATGCGTGTTGCTCAAGCGAAAGCAGAGCAACGACGTGCGGATCAACAGGCTCGCGAACAGGAAATGGTGGCGCTGACTCAAGAAAATCGAGCACAAGTTGTTCTGGCAGAAGCCAAGGTGCCTGAAGCAATTGCCCAATCATTTCGCACGAAAAAAATTGGTTTGATTGATTATTATGAGTTAAAGAATATTCAGGCCGACACCAAAATGAGAGACTCCATCGGAACTCCTGAAAGAGAAGTCACCTCGACCCCACAATAA
- a CDS encoding NfeD family protein: MDYSFIAILALAVTLMLFVAEIFVPSAGLIAVMALLCLAASVWSAWMAWWDTSPSIWWTYIASVLILIPSTLGFAVKFFPNTTWGKKIIHEVPTLEEVTGFREETEHLRSLIGKIGKTQTLLNPSGFVLVDNERLNCESQGMIIDPQMDVEIIAVEGARLVVKMAKQTPAETPQSDLEKPPFGDSVANDTLDFEVPES, from the coding sequence ATGGATTATTCATTTATTGCAATTCTCGCATTAGCAGTCACATTGATGCTGTTTGTCGCTGAGATTTTTGTTCCCTCTGCAGGGCTGATCGCTGTAATGGCACTCTTATGCCTGGCCGCTTCAGTCTGGTCTGCCTGGATGGCCTGGTGGGATACAAGCCCTTCTATCTGGTGGACTTATATTGCCAGTGTTTTGATATTAATTCCCTCTACCCTCGGTTTTGCCGTCAAATTCTTTCCTAATACAACCTGGGGCAAAAAAATCATTCATGAGGTTCCCACACTGGAAGAAGTGACCGGATTTCGAGAAGAAACTGAACATCTGCGTTCACTAATCGGGAAAATCGGGAAAACTCAAACTCTTTTGAACCCCAGCGGGTTTGTACTCGTTGATAATGAGAGACTTAACTGTGAGAGTCAGGGAATGATTATTGATCCTCAGATGGATGTAGAGATAATCGCTGTGGAAGGCGCAAGACTAGTGGTAAAAATGGCAAAACAAACCCCGGCTGAGACTCCTCAATCAGATTTGGAAAAACCTCCATTTGGTGACTCAGTCGCTAATGACACTCTCGATTTCGAAGTACCTGAAAGCTAA